The stretch of DNA GGAGATCCCCGAGTTTGTTCACCTGTCAATGATTCTCGCTCCAGACAGAACCAAGCTGTCCAAACGCCATGGTGCCACTTCTGTTTTGGAGTTTAAAAATCTTGGTTATTTACCCGAGGCAGTAGTCAACTACATTGCCCTTCTCGGCTGGAATCCCGGTACGGAACAGGAAATTTTTTCTCTGAAAGAATTGGAACATGAATTTGATCTCGCCAAAGTCAATAAAGCCGGCGCGATTTTTGATATTGAAAAACTCAACTGGATGAACGGCCACTATATCCGGCAGAAAAGTTTGGATGAGCTCACTCATTTATGTATTCCTTGTCTGGATAATTATTTACAAACCAATTACCAGCTACAAGTTACTAGTTATTCTTTTGAATTTCTGAAATCGATCGTCGGCCTAGAACAAGAGCGTCTCAAGAAGCTCTCTGAAATAGGGGAGCGAACCAAATACTTTTTTACCCGCCCCACAGTTGACCCCAAAACGTTAGTCTGGAAAAAATCCACGCCCGCAGAAACCCAAGAGAGATTGAAATTTTTGGTAGAATTTCTCGCCACGATTCCTGAAGAAAACTGGACCAGAAACACCCTGGAAGAAATTTTAATTGACGAAATAAAGCGCCGTGGCTTTGGCAATGGCGACACCTTGTGGCCGATGCGCGTGGCCCTATCCGGCGAAGAAAAGTCTCCCTCGCCTTTTGAAATCGCCGAAGTTTTGGGGAAAGAAGAGACGCTAAAGAGATTAAAATTGATCCAAGGATAATTTAATACTATAATACTATAAACAAAATCACCCCGCAGTTACAGCTGTCGGGGTGATTTATGTTTGTGCACTATTGTCATCTGTGCCCATAAGGCATCTTATGATTTGGACGTCTGCTCTTTGGCTTCTTTATTTTTGAAATAAAGAGTCGAAGCCACTGTGCCAAGAGCACAGCCGAGAGCATAGAGTATTACCAATTGCCAGTTGCTAATATCATTGACTATTGTCTCGAGCACATAGTACCAGATAAAAATATTGACAATCGTCACGGCTCCACTCGCCAAGATCTGGTTTTTGGTAACTACTTTGGTCCAAGTAGTGACAATCAGCATTTCCAAAATGCCCACAAAAAATAGCATCATAATAATCTCTTTTATGGCGCTTATTTGCCACTTAGTTTATAAAAAGAACGACCTTTTTATTCTCCAGAAAAAAATCAACCAATTAATTACTAACGGGTTGATTTTTAACTGTTTTTCCATTATACTCCGAAAAAGCCCTTTTGTCAACCACAAAAAACCTGTCATTGCGAGGAGCCAGAGCGACGAAGTTGCCTCATCTTCCCGATAGCTTTTTCCCCCTATTTTTGCTAGTATTAAATTAGTTCTATTCGTATATTTGTATAATATTTGTAAATTTGTAGTGGCATGAAAATTTGCCTCATCAATAATCTCTACCCACCCTACAATCGCGGTGGCGCTGAGCGGGTAGTAGAAAACCAAGCCCAAGAATTTGTGACCGCTGGCCATGAGGTTTTTATTATTACCTCGAGGCCGATACAAGACCGCTCTCAAGCAGGCTCAGAAAAAATTAAAGTCTATCGCTTTTTTCCTCCCAATATCATTTCCTATTACCACCTGCAAAAATTACCCTTTCCGCTCCGCGCCCCGTGGCGTCTCTTTGACACTTTTAATTTTCACTCCTATTTTAAAATCAAAAAAATATTGCAAACAGAAAAGCCAGATATTGTCTATGCCCACAACCTAACAGGCCTTGGTCTTCTTATTCCGCGTTTAATTAAAAAATTGAAAATAAAATATACTCAAACCATGCATGATGTGGTCGGTATCCGCCCGAGCGGCCTTTTGCTTTATGGTCAGGAAAAAGAAAATATTTTTATCAAATTTTGGACCAGCTTGAATCGCTGGCTGTATAGCTCTCCAGACAAGGTTATCTTTCCGTCAGTATGGCTAAAAAAATATTATGAAGGGCATAAATTCTTCCCGCATGGCCCAAAAGAGGCTGCACAGAATTTCTACTTGCCATCAGCCAATCTATTGTTGAATAAGAAATTAAAATCCCCAGACAAAGTCACTTTTCTTTACATCGGTCAAATCGAAAGCCACAAGGGCATTCTATTTTTAATCCAAACCCTAAACGAGTTACTAGTTACTAGTTATGAGTTACTCATTCTGGGTTCTGGCTCCCAGCTTGAATCAGCCAAAGACCTAGCCAAAAGTAATTCACAGATCAAATTCCTCGGTTATCAGCCCAAAGAAAAGATTCAAGAATATTTAAAACAAGCCGACTACACCATTGTCCCGTCTCTATGTTATGAGGCCTCACCTACTGTTATTTTTGAGAGCTTGGCTGTTGGTGTGCCTGTTATCGCTTCAAATCTCGGCGGCATCCCCGAATTAATCAGGGTAGGGGAGAAGGGTTATTTGTTTGAGCCGGGTAATAAAAAGCAGTTGTTAGAAATTATTGAAGATATTTATGCCACAAACCAAAATGCAAAAAATTAAGTCAGGTATAGCCGTCGATATTGACGAGACGTTGTCTGGTACGGCTGAGTATTGGTTCAGGCAGATGGCAAAACTTTTTGGCAATCCAGAAAAGCTGTCAGTAAAAAAATTAATTACCAAATATCGCTATACTTACAATGTTCCTTATTGGCAAACTGGGGGAGCACTAGCTTGGCTTGAACAGCAACGTCATTCTAATGACTTACAAAAAATTTTACCTTTGATAAAAAACTCCAATCATTATTTAAACAAAATAAACAAAATACTGCCCATAGCCGTTTATTTGACTACCAGGCCAGACACTATCGTTCGGGGTACAAAATTTTGGCTTGATAAACACAATTTCCCAAAAGCGCCAATAATCGCCAAGCCATTGAGCTGGAAAGAAAACAGTAATTTGTGGAAAGCCAAAACGCTGACAAAATTATATCCTCAAATTATTGGTATTATAGATGACAATCCAGAGTTGGTTGATTATTTATCCGTAAATTACAAGGGAACAATTTTTTTATATGATAATAAATCAAAAAAACGGCCGCCGTTAAAAATTATTTGCGCTAAAACCTGGCCGATTCTCTATAAAAAGATAGTTACTCAAAAATTGACCAAAGCCAGCTAAAATTGTAGGATTAATATATATTTATGGCCAAAGAACATGAAAAATTTTGGATCACCCAGGCCGGTGTTATTATCAGAGATAATAAATGCCTAGTTTTGGAACTAACCAAACCGGCTGGTTTTTGGGATATTCCCGGTGGCCGCGTTGATATTGGCGAAGCAGATAATAGCGAAGCTGCTTTCCGTCGGGAAATAAAAGAGGAGTTAGGCGTTGAGGATTTTAGAATTATCGACTTAGTCGCTCATGATATTTGGTGCGCCAGCGAGGGTAATACCCCAGTTTGCGCCCTAATATTTTTGATTGATAATCTTGATACTTATAATTTCCAATTAAGTCACGAACACGCTCAATATAAATGGGTCAGCGAAGAGGAGATCAAGGACGAATTCCTTTGGCCCGGAGCGATTAAAATGCTGAAAAAAGCCTTTGCCCGTTATAGAGAATTAAAAAAATAAGTTAGTTATGAAATTTTATATCACCACAACTTTACCTTATGTCAATGCCGAGCCACATATCGGCTTTGCTTTGGAAATTGTGCAAGCTGACGCCATCGCCCGTTGGCGCGCTCAAAATGGCGACGAGGTGTTCTTTAATACCGGCACCGACGAGCATGGGCTGAAAATTTATCGCAAAGCTCTAGAGCTCGGAGTTGACCCGCAAAAATACTGCGACGAATATGCCGTCAAATTTGACAGCTTAAAAAGCGCTCTAAACTTGAGCTACAACAGTTTTATTCGTACTACTGACGAGCACCATCTCAAGGCCGCTCAGGATTTTTGGCGTCTTTGTGAAAAAAATGGTGATATTTATAAGAAAAATTATCAAGTCAAATATTGTGTTGGTTGCGAACTGGAAAAGACAGAATCAGAACTAGAAAACGGTAAATGCCCCATCCATCCCAATTTAGAATTAGAATTAATTGACGAGGAAAATTATTTTTTCCGTTTTTCCAAATATCAAAAACCACTTCTAGATTTGTATGAAAAAAATCCTAATTTTGTCGTACCCGCTCACCGCCTCAAAGAAATAAAAAGCTTTATTGAATCAGGCCCGGAAGATTTTAGTGTTTCCCGGCTCAAAGAAAAAATGTCTTGGGGTATCCCAGTACCCGGTGACGAGAGTCAAGTGATGTATGTCTGGTTTGATGCGCTGATTAATTATATTTCTTGTCTTGGCTGGCCCAAAGACGAAAAAAGATTCCAAGATTTTTGGCCAGGTGTTCAGGTCGCCGGCAAGGATAATCTGCGCCAGCAAACGGCTATGTGGCAGGCCATGCTTTTGTCCGCCGGTTTGCCGCCCTCCAAACAGGTGATGATTCACGGGTTTATTACGGCCGGTGGTGAAAAAATGAGCAAATCTCTCGGCAATGTCGTCAACCCTTTTGACTTGGTAGAAAAGTATGGTACTGATGCCGTGCGCTATTATCTGCTCGCCAAATTGCCACCCTTTGAAGATGGCGATTATACTGAAGAAAAATTTAAAGAAGCCTACACTGCTGATCTGTGCAACGGCCTTGGCAATCTAGTTTCTCGTGTTTCCAACCTGATTGAGAAAAATAATTTATCACTCAAATTATATACCGATAGTGATGATGAAATAAAAAAGAGCTTTGATCAAAAATTATCCGCCTATAAATTCAACGAGGTCTTGGAAATTCTCTGGAGCAAACTGCGCGCTTGCGACGAAACCATCACCAAAACAGAACCCTGGAAAATAAAAGACAAAGAAGAGTTGAAGAAAATATTAGAACCAATTGCCCAAGATATTTTAGATGTAGCGATTTTACTCCAATCATTTTTGCCAAATACTGCAGAAAAGATTATTCGAACGTTTACTACCGAGAAAATTGTGAAAAGTGAAATTTTGTTTCCTAGAGTTTAATTATGCTTGAAGAACGTTTTAAAATCACCCCGGCTTCATATTTATTTCTCATCAATGATAAAAATGAATTGCTTTTAGGTTTGCGACAGAATACCGGCTATCGCGATGGACAACATGAGGTGCCCGCCGGTCACATTGAGGCAGGGGAATCTTTTGTTGATTGCATTGTCAGAGAGGCCAAAGAGGAAGCTAATGTAGAAATAAAAACGGAAGACCTAAAAATCGCTCATATTTTACATCGACTAAAGAGCGATGAAGAAGAGCCGGATAAAAACCTTCGTCAACGCCTAGATGTATTTTATATTGCCAAAAAGTGGTCTGGCGAAATCAACAATAATGAATCCAGCAAATGCGCTTATTGGCGCTGGTTTCCCCTAGATAAATTGCCCGACAATATTTTCCCTTATGTTAAATTCGCCCTAGAACAATATCAAAGAGGCGTCATGCTCAGCGAAATAGGGTTTAAAAATTAAAAATTAGAAACTTTACTCATATGCTCGTCATCGACATTATTTTGCTCATTATAATTCTGGGTTTTATTATCAACGGCTGGCAATTGGGTCTTATCAAAACCCTTGGCGCTTTGATTGGCATTCTGGTTGGTGTGGTTTTGGCTGGCCATTTTTTCAATGAGCTAGCCGTACTCCTCACTCCGGTTTTTGGCGGTCGCGAAAATCTCGCCAATATTATCAGCTTTTTGGCGATATTTTTGATCGTCAATGGTCTCGTTGCCATGGGCATCTGGCTTCTCAAGGGCACACTCAAGCTTCTTTCTTTTGTGCCATTTGTCAAACTAGTTGATCATATTGGTGGTGCGGTTGTCGGCCTTGTTTGCGGGGTTTTTGTCCTAGGGATTTTAATTGTGGTTGTTTATAAATATCCGGTTATCAATTTTCTGACCGTTTATTTGGAACAATCAAAAATTGTGCCGTTTATAGTCAAAGGCTCATCGGTTGTTATGCCCCTTTTGCCTGAAGCAGTCAAGCAAGTAAAAGATGTCCTAAAGGTTTAACATCTTTTCCCCTCCTCTCTGAGGAGGGGGTAGGGGGTGGTGGGAGACTCGCAGTAATTTGATTATATAAAAAACTTATTAGTGCAACTGTCCCACCACCCTGGCTCGCGAGCTCGCCACCCCCCCCTCAGGGAGGAGGGGAAATTCACGCGCCCGGATTAGTTTTTAGACTAAAAAATTCTAAAATTATTTTCATGCCCTTTCTTATTGACAGCCACGCCCATGTGAATTTCAACGCTTTCAAAGACGACGGAGAAGAAATTATCCGTCGTTCTTTGACTAAAGGTATCTGGATGGTCAATGTCGGTTCACAGCATGATACCTCCAAACGCGCTTTGGAAATTGCCAATCAATATGACGAGGGCGTTTATGCCGCTATTGGGCTACACCCGATTCATTTATCGCACACCGAAGTTGACGAAGAAGAAATTCATTTTCAGACCCGTGAGGAACAGTTTGATGAAAATAAATATCAAGCTCTAATTGACGCTGACAAAAATCATAAAATCGTGGCCGTAGGGGAGATTGGCCTTGATTATTTTCATATTCCGGCAGAGATGACCCTGGAAGAAGTGAGAAATCGTCAAGCACCAGATTTTATCAAACAGCTACATTTTGCCGCCAAAAATAATCTGCCAGTGATTATCCACTGCCGCGATTCTGAGCGTGGCAAATTTGACGCTTATCGAGATACTTTGGACATCCTGAAAGCAGAAATAAAAAATGGTTTGCAACTACGGGGCATCAAGCACAGCTTTGACGGCGATCTAAAGATTGCCGAAGAGTTTTTTCAATTGGGATTTTACATCAGCTTTACCGGCGTGATTACTTTTGGCAAAAATGCTGAAGATTTGCGCCAGCTAGTCAAAGCTTTACCCTTAGATAAAATATTAGTAGAAACCGATTGCCCCTATTTGGCTCCGGCCCCCCATCGCGGCGAGCGCAATGAACCAAGTTTTGTCGAATTTACCGCCCAAAAAATCGCGGAATTAAAAAATATTTCTTTGGATAAGGTTGCTGAAACTACTATGGAAAATACAAAAGATTTATTTAAATTTTAGGTCGAGTAACTTGTAACTAGTAACTCGTAATTAGTAAATGGTAGAATTTTTATTTTAAATAAAATAACAGTCCTTGTGCTAGTTACTAGTTACGAGTTACTAATTACTGCCTTGTTTTTATGCTCCGCTACTTTCTCCCTCCAATTTTAGCTTTTATCGCCTCACTACTGCTCACCAGAAAAGTCCGTCAGTTGGCTTTGCGATACAATATCGTTGATGCTCCGACCGAAGAGCGCAAAATCCAAAAAGGGCACGTACCACTGCTTGGCGGCTTGGCAGTTTATTTTTCCTTTCTAATTACTCTTTTAATTTGTTGGGGTGGGGGATTGCTATCTGATGGCAAAATTTCTATTAGCAAAATTTTGGGTATTATTCTCGGTGGATTAATTATTTGTATTGTTGGTTTTCTGGATGATCGCTACAATCTCAAAACCAAATCATTCTTTGGCCCACTTTTGGCAGCTCTTGTTGCAGTCGGCCTTGGCATTACCATCGGCTATATTACCAATCCATTTTTGGCTGGTACTGGTCCCTATGGTCGTGCTTTGTTCTATTTTGGGGGAATTATTGGCCCTCTGGCGAGTTTTTTCTGGCTTTTGGGCATGATGTATACTACCAAATTTTTAGATGGTCTAGACGGGCTTGTTTCTGGCATTGGCGCCATTGGCTCGATCATTCTTTTTATCGTTTCTCTTTTTTGGGATGTGCCCCAAAGCAGCACCTCTATTCTCTGTTTGGCCTTGGCTGGCAGCTGCCTTGGCTTTTTGGTTTACAATTGGCATCCGGCTTCAATTTTTCTCGGAGAATCCGGCTCTGTTTTTATTGGTTTTATGTTGGGCATCCTCTCTATTATCTCTGGTGGCAAAATCGCTACCGCGCTTTTGATCATGGGCATCCCTATTCTGGATGTCATCTGGGTGATTTTCCGCCGCATTTTCAAAGAACGTAAAAGCCCTTTTTCCGGCGACCGCAAACATCTGCATTTCCGCCTACTCGATGCCGGCTTTTCACACCGCAAGGTAGTTTTATTTTTATATCTAATTACCCTTATTTTTGGTACCTCGTCTCTTTTTCTCCAAAGTCAAAACAAAGTTACTGCTCTTGGCATCCTGATTATTTTCATGCTAATATTGGCAATCACATTGATACGCTTTAATAAAACAAAAATCAAATCTTAAAAAATAATCCCAAAAAGGAGGAAGGAATATGAATCTCAGTCTAATGATTCTTTTGGTTGGTTTTTTCGTCGCCTGTATCTATCAATTGTTTTTTAAGAGAAAGTACCCAATTTTTAAATACGAAGGAGGTGAATAACGTGCTACTTCTAACAATTCCATTGCCAAATATTGGTGGCTGGATTTTCCTAGCCACCTTGGTAGTTTTTTTTGCGGCTTGCTATCTGCTGACAAGGTCAGGGAGGGTCAAGGGCCGCAAAAGCGTCTAGCTCGCCATTCCACCAAATCTTAGCCCGCCCAGTTTCGCAAAAAATGCGGAATTCGGGCGGCTTTTTTTATTCTCCTGATTTGCTATAATAACAATAGAATAAAGGAGTATAAAATATCTAAATTATATGCCTAGTAAAAAGGTTATTTTAAAATTATCCGGTGAGCTTTTCTGTTCTGGTACCAATCCGATTGATATTGATAAAACATTTGCTTTGGCCAAAGAAATTATTAAAATAAAAAAAGATTATCAGTTGGGCGTAGTCTTTGGCGGGGGCAATATTTTTCGCGGCCGGCAGATGACTGGCAAAAAAATCACCAATCAGGCTGGTTGGCACTTTGTCGGTATGTCGGCCACTATGGTCAATGCCTTGGCACTCAAAGCCGCTTTTGATGAACTAAAAATGCCAGCCAGAATTATTTCCGCCTTTGACCCAGAGAAAACTAAAAAATTTTCCAATCAAGAAATTCTGATTTTTGCCGGTGGCACTGGAGTGCCATTTGTCACCACTGACTCGGCCGCGGTCAAGTATGCACTGGAATACCGGGCTGATTTAATTTTAAAGGGCACCAAAGTTTCCGGCGTTTACAGCGCCGATCCTCAAAAAAACAAACAGGCCAAAAAATTTGACCACCTTAGCCACAAAGAATATTCCCGCCTGAAAGACACCGCCATTTTTGACAAAAAAGCAGTGGCTCTCGCTGGCGAGCACAAATTACCGATTTATGTTTTCAAGTGGGACAAAGGAACATTGGCAAAAGCGGTGAAATTACAGGCCAATGGGACATTAATTTTATAAATCTTATTAAAAATTAATTTACAATAAGTATGAAAAAAATCGCCATCAATGGCTTTGGCCGTATCGGCCGGGCTGCCTTCAAGGTTGCTTTGGCACAAAAAAATATCAAGGTTGTCGCTATCAATGATTTGACTGATAATAAAACTCTGGCCCATCTTTTGAAATACGACACAGTTTATGGTGAATATGACAAGAAAGTGAGCTATACAGAAAAAGAATTAATTATTGATAAACAAAAAATACTATCATTCGCCGAAAAAGACCCGAGCAAATTGCCTTGGAAAAAACTCGGCGTCGACGTTGTTTTGGAATGCACGGGCATTTTCCGTGATCCTGCGAGTGCCGGGCTGCATCTCAAAGCTGGCGCCAAGCGAGTGATTATTTCTGCACCACCCAAAAGTGATGATGAAGTGAAAAATATTGTGCTCGGTGTCAATTTCAAAGATTACAAAGCTAAAACCGACAAAATTATTTCCAATGCCTCCTGCACCACCAATTGTATGGCTCCGGTGGCCAAGGTTTTGCATGATAACTTCGGCATTATTAAGGCTATGGCCAATACTATTCACTCTTACACTGCCGATCAAAATCTGGTTGATGGTCCGCACAAAGATCTGCGTCGGGCCCGCACTGCCGCTCAAAATATTGTCCCAACCTCTACTGGTTCAGCTATTGCCGTAGCCAAAGTTATTCCGGCACTCCAAGGCAAGATGACTTCAGTTGCTTATCGCGTACCCACCCCCTGTGTTTCTATGATAGAATTTGTTGCCCAGATTGAAAAACCTGCTACCGTTGAACAAATTAACAATGCTTTTATTTCCGCCGCCAAAAAAGAATTGCTAGATATTCTTATGGTCACGAGCGATGAATTGGTTTCCTCGGATTTTATCGGCAACCCTTATTCCGCTATTGTTGATATGAAATTGACCGAATCCCTCGCTGGCAATCTAGTCAAGGTTGTGGCTTGGTATGATAACGAGTGGGGCTATTCTAATCGCTTGGTGGAATTGGCAGAGTCGATGTAATAATTTCCAAGTAGAAAATTATAAATTGAAAATTAAAAATTAATCTTATGCCAAAACTCGTTCTCGATATTGAAACTGCTGGTAAAAACCTCTCGGATATGGATGAGGTTTCTATGGACTATATAAAGCATTGGGCCGAAAACTCTGCCAGTGACCCGGACGACAGTGAGTCTATAGATAATGAGATCAAAAAAATAGAAGATGGTTTTAGCGTCTCACCTCTGACTGCCGAGGTTGTTTGCATCGGTATGCTCAATCCAGAAACCAAAAAAGGCTTGGTTTATTACCAAGCGCCAAAGGCTGACAAAAAAGAATTTGAGGAAGAGGGGATAAAATTCACCACCATGAGTGAGCCAGAGATGCTACAGGGTTTTTGGGAACAGGTGAAATTTTATGATGAATTTATCACTTACAATGGCCGGGGTTTTGACGTGCCATTTCTGATGATCCGTTCTGCTATTCACAAAATCAAACCGAGTAAAAATTTGCTTTCCAATCGTTATCTCAATAGTCAGTTTAGCGGCGCCAAGCATTATGACCTGCAGGATTTATTACAATTTTACGGCGCTACTTGGGGCAAGCGCGGCTACAACCTGCATATGTTTTGCCAGGCTTTCAATATTAAAAGTCCAAAAGGTCAAGGTGTTTCCGGCGCCCATGTCAAAGAAATGTTTCAAGCCGGCGAATATGAAAAAATCGCCCGCTACAACATAGCCGATCTTTTTGCCACCGCCGAACTCTACGACTATTGGCAGAAATATTTGAATATTTAATTCGCATTTATGGTGAATAGTGAAAAACAGTTTAGCCGAGAGCAATTCCGTGAATCTCGCCCCGATCCCTTGGATATTATAAAAATAAATGGTCGCTGGGCACAGGTTTTCGGCGCCGGGTCACCAGACGAAATAATCAGATATCTAGACGGGGATGAAGAATACTCTAGAATATATTTCAATAAATTAGAGTTGCTTAATAAATGGGAAACTGGAGCAATAAACCTAAAAGCTATTTATGGTGTTGAATTGCCAGAAGAAATTGTCGCCAAAGCCAAGGGGGGTTATGAGGAAGAAGAAGACCCAGAACTCAAAGTCCATATCACGGTTTTTGGTGAATATGTTGATAAAAGTAAAGAGTAATTTCTAAAAATTAAAAATTTTAAATTATGGGTAGCTTTATAGAATTAAACGACACTCTTCAAATCACTACCGAGCAGGGTTTTCCGGTTGATGTTTTAGATTTGGAAAAACACAAAGCCAACCCGATTCAATTTGAACAAATAAAAGACAAGGTGTTTACTTTTCAGAATAAACCCAATGCCCGGATTTATCATATACCACCGAATCGCTGTTTTCTGGTTCATAATATCAACGGCAAGTGGCTCTATTGGGGCAAAATTTTTATGTTGGAGCAAACGATAAATGGCGAAAACCCCGATGCTCAAACCACTTCTGGCAAATATAAAATCATTGAGCTTTACGACCCAGCCTATCAAGAACAAATCACCAGTCATGAGTGCCCAGTAGGCAAGAGCTATTTTGACTAATGTCTTCGTCTAATAATTAATCAAAAGCATTATCTATTTTTAGGTAACGCTTTTTAATGTGTATTGACAAAACAAATCCGGCGTGCTAATCTGGGAGGCTTTTTACCTAATCAACGATCCGATGTTAGTGAAAAAAGCGAAAATGGAGGGTTTATGAAAAAGGTCATCGTTCTTGTTTTGGTCATTACTACTTGTCTCCTCGCTCTTTCCTGTTGCCCGGCGTGTGAGGGCACGGGCCGGGTGGCAGATGGCATCTGTCCCACCTGTAAAAAGGCCGGGGTTTTGTGGAAGGACAAAAAAAAGAAAGACATAATAGAGTGCCCAGACTGCAAGGGTACCGGATTGACCTACAAGACCTGTCCCGCTTGCAATGGTACAGGGTGGTAATCCCAGGTGATCACTTGCGCGCGCTGCAATGGCACGCGCAAAGAACCCTAAGAAACAAAGGCCCCCAAGCCGAGCAGAAATTTGCTCTGCGCTTTGGGGGCTTTTTTTATTACCCCTTACCAGCCATTGACAAAAATATATAAATATGATATTATAAATAAACTCAAAAAATGACCAAAATACAAGCTGATCTGATTTATATTGATAAGCTTTTATCACTATCAACCAGATTGGCACAGAAACACACAAAATCCTTTCCAAAAAAGACCTTTGGCTCTGCATAAAGCTAAATTGTCCAATCTGGAGCTTATTGCACCCAATCGGGTCAAAATAGTAACAGGAGGTAACATGTTTAAAAAGATGTTGTTCGTCGCGCTCGCGCTGGTGGCGTTGTTTGCAGTCGCAACCGAGGCAGCAAGCTGGTGGTACACCGCTGAGGAGATTTCCTACTTTGAAAAATTCAGGACGCTCTCTCAGGAGAAACGGGTTAGCGTGGTGTTTGAAGAGGTTTGCCTGCTGAATCAGGATAATTACCGCGACATCAATCTGGTCGTGGCGGGAAACCTGATTAAGTTACCGCTGGGGAAAAGCTACAAAGTCATGGAGAATGATGGCCGTGATTGCATGTGGATCGCCTCTGACTGGTTTACCCGCACATTCATCGCTCAGTATCTC from Candidatus Kuenenbacteria bacterium encodes:
- the gap gene encoding type I glyceraldehyde-3-phosphate dehydrogenase, yielding MKKIAINGFGRIGRAAFKVALAQKNIKVVAINDLTDNKTLAHLLKYDTVYGEYDKKVSYTEKELIIDKQKILSFAEKDPSKLPWKKLGVDVVLECTGIFRDPASAGLHLKAGAKRVIISAPPKSDDEVKNIVLGVNFKDYKAKTDKIISNASCTTNCMAPVAKVLHDNFGIIKAMANTIHSYTADQNLVDGPHKDLRRARTAAQNIVPTSTGSAIAVAKVIPALQGKMTSVAYRVPTPCVSMIEFVAQIEKPATVEQINNAFISAAKKELLDILMVTSDELVSSDFIGNPYSAIVDMKLTESLAGNLVKVVAWYDNEWGYSNRLVELAESM